A stretch of the Bordetella genomosp. 8 genome encodes the following:
- a CDS encoding GDYXXLXY domain-containing protein — protein MQVDARMPAGSELHAWRAFLARATLALGLLLLASAAVCWVAANWAAMSKVQRLAGTQALLVASALLAAVLYVRPARTAIAAHGRACVVGLAGVLLGALLALVGQTYQTGADTWELFGLWAALMLPWALAARSQGVWLFWIVLANIALALLLGERVLSWWVVFGGPGFASLVVAAFNIVMLAAWEFCAWRGHARTGVGPRVLVLLAVGVLALALMFGESIVEGLGTYTGVAWVGVTLVLGFFYTRVRRDLVVLALLAAGVICVSLRVVGEWLLSIDPGVWVALPLAALLMGEAVIAARWLRRLAASQPEAAVAPDAAYLQPADAVEVPAAAPAGLPAAVAAHVPPAADPAAGVTAPAVAAASTPTAPEAVPSAGADVEPVPVIQLGPQTTHRTHTPWYVQGLLALSAWFATTLLLVFLLASGIVPSTSAALVLGLVLCVAGVAVARNAQQLFWRQCATALAFSGLILVAVGLSITNSPTGSALLILVLAAVVYVLAPDVILRFLSALMMAMALFILTTFSADTQDLYDHVLTWMGFDVVRGLTIWLPACVCAAWLAAAAFLTRERMAVARRDLLQPLAWAFSLAAQAGALQAAGAPVWELPALWALHPPAAIFLVLAALLPVAVGWALIRRRRAVLPRSLRIGVPVGLLILGICWLPAPGIAFALAWILLGFGLGRTRLLRWGQIVLLAYLVLYYYQLTVPLLQKSVWLAGAGVLLLLMRLVAWRLPRLLEGRPAVAALAPASPRRPLWAAVMVAGLAAVLIVVNTGIWQREKLLAGGHVVRLALAPVDPRSLMQGDYMALRFAAARDIVRLEDGRDPGVASLWGGPRTDGYVVLAPDGQGVAQPVRVQPAPQPHDGGEVVLRYRLRADGVRLVTNAYFFPEGEAERYQDARYGEFRVGDDGTGLLVRLLNADLQPL, from the coding sequence ATGCAAGTCGACGCCCGTATGCCGGCAGGATCGGAATTGCACGCTTGGCGCGCGTTTCTGGCGCGCGCGACGCTGGCGCTCGGGTTATTGCTGCTGGCCAGCGCGGCGGTTTGCTGGGTCGCCGCCAACTGGGCGGCGATGAGCAAGGTACAGCGTTTGGCCGGAACCCAGGCCCTGCTGGTAGCAAGCGCCTTGCTCGCCGCCGTCCTGTACGTGCGGCCCGCGCGCACCGCCATTGCCGCGCATGGACGGGCCTGCGTGGTCGGACTGGCCGGGGTACTGCTGGGCGCGCTCCTGGCCCTGGTCGGCCAGACCTACCAGACCGGTGCAGATACCTGGGAGCTGTTCGGGCTGTGGGCGGCCTTGATGCTGCCCTGGGCCCTGGCGGCGCGCAGCCAGGGAGTATGGCTGTTCTGGATCGTCCTGGCCAATATCGCGTTGGCCTTGTTGCTGGGCGAGCGGGTGCTGTCCTGGTGGGTGGTCTTCGGTGGTCCCGGTTTTGCCAGCCTGGTGGTCGCCGCCTTCAATATAGTGATGCTGGCGGCCTGGGAATTCTGCGCCTGGCGCGGCCACGCCCGTACCGGCGTCGGGCCGCGCGTGCTGGTGCTCCTGGCGGTCGGCGTGCTGGCGCTGGCGCTCATGTTCGGCGAGTCCATCGTCGAAGGGTTGGGGACCTATACGGGCGTGGCCTGGGTGGGCGTCACCCTGGTGCTGGGTTTCTTCTACACACGCGTCCGGCGCGACCTGGTCGTGCTGGCCTTGCTGGCGGCCGGCGTCATCTGCGTGTCCCTGCGCGTGGTCGGCGAATGGCTGTTGAGCATCGACCCGGGCGTTTGGGTGGCATTGCCGCTGGCGGCCCTGCTGATGGGCGAAGCCGTGATCGCCGCGCGCTGGTTGCGGCGCCTGGCCGCCAGCCAGCCCGAGGCGGCCGTGGCGCCCGATGCCGCGTACCTGCAGCCGGCGGACGCAGTCGAGGTCCCCGCCGCCGCGCCGGCCGGCCTGCCGGCGGCCGTGGCCGCGCACGTCCCGCCCGCGGCGGATCCGGCTGCCGGCGTTACGGCCCCGGCTGTCGCGGCCGCATCGACGCCGACCGCGCCCGAAGCCGTGCCCTCCGCCGGCGCGGATGTCGAGCCCGTTCCGGTGATCCAGCTGGGTCCGCAGACCACACACCGCACCCACACGCCGTGGTACGTGCAGGGCCTCCTGGCCCTGAGCGCCTGGTTCGCCACGACCCTGCTGCTGGTTTTCCTGCTCGCGTCCGGCATCGTCCCGTCCACGTCGGCCGCCCTGGTGCTGGGCCTGGTGCTTTGCGTGGCCGGGGTGGCGGTGGCGCGCAATGCCCAGCAGTTGTTCTGGCGCCAGTGCGCGACCGCGCTGGCGTTCTCGGGCCTGATCCTGGTGGCCGTGGGCCTGTCGATCACCAATTCGCCCACCGGCTCGGCCCTGCTCATCCTGGTGCTGGCCGCGGTGGTCTACGTGCTGGCGCCGGACGTCATCCTGCGTTTCCTGAGCGCGCTGATGATGGCCATGGCGCTGTTCATCCTGACCACGTTCTCGGCGGACACCCAGGACCTGTATGACCATGTGCTGACCTGGATGGGTTTCGACGTGGTGCGCGGGCTGACCATCTGGCTGCCCGCCTGCGTATGCGCCGCGTGGCTGGCGGCGGCGGCCTTCCTGACGCGCGAGCGCATGGCCGTGGCCCGTCGCGACCTGCTGCAGCCCTTGGCGTGGGCGTTTTCGCTGGCGGCGCAGGCAGGCGCCCTGCAGGCGGCCGGCGCGCCGGTATGGGAGCTGCCGGCCCTGTGGGCCTTGCATCCTCCCGCCGCCATCTTCCTGGTGCTGGCGGCCCTGCTGCCGGTCGCCGTGGGCTGGGCCTTGATCCGCCGCCGCCGCGCGGTACTGCCGCGCAGCCTGCGCATCGGCGTACCGGTGGGGCTTTTGATCCTGGGCATCTGCTGGCTGCCGGCCCCGGGTATCGCTTTCGCGCTGGCGTGGATCCTGCTGGGCTTCGGCCTGGGGCGGACGCGTTTGCTGCGCTGGGGCCAGATCGTGTTGCTGGCCTACCTGGTTCTCTATTATTACCAGCTGACGGTGCCGCTGCTGCAGAAGTCCGTGTGGCTGGCCGGCGCGGGCGTGCTGCTGTTGCTCATGCGGCTGGTCGCCTGGCGCCTGCCGCGCCTGCTGGAAGGCCGTCCGGCCGTGGCGGCCCTGGCGCCCGCTTCGCCGCGCCGTCCTCTCTGGGCAGCAGTCATGGTGGCCGGGCTGGCCGCGGTGCTGATCGTCGTCAACACGGGCATCTGGCAGCGCGAAAAACTGCTGGCCGGCGGCCATGTCGTACGGCTGGCCCTGGCGCCCGTCGATCCCCGCTCGCTGATGCAGGGCGACTACATGGCCCTGCGCTTCGCCGCCGCGCGCGACATCGTGCGCCTGGAGGACGGCCGCGATCCTGGCGTGGCCAGCCTGTGGGGCGGCCCGCGCACCGATGGATACGTCGTGCTGGCCCCCGATGGCCAGGGCGTGGCCCAGCCCGTGCGCGTGCAGCCGGCGCCGCAGCCCCACGACGGCGGCGAAGTCGTGCTGCGCTATCGCCTGCGCGCCGACGGCGTGCGCCTGGTCACCAATGCCTATTTCTTTCCGGAGGGCGAGGCGGAACGCTACCAGGATGCCCGCTATGGCGAGTTCCGGGTCGGCGACGACGGCACCGGCCTGCTGGTGCGCCTGTTGAACGCCGACCTTCAGCCCTTATAG